Within Halarchaeum grantii, the genomic segment GGAACAGCCACGGCATCCTCGCGCGGCTCTCGCAGGCGCTCGGCGACGCCGACATCAACATCGACGGCGTCGCCTCCGGGATGGACTCCATCACCTTCTACGTCGACGCCGACGTCGCCGAGCGCGCGGAGAACATCCTCCACCGCGAAGTCGTCTCCGAGGACACGCTCTCCAGCGTGACCGTCACCGACGACGTCGCCGTCATCCGCGTGCTCGGCGGGGACTTCCCCTCCCAGCCCGGCGTCGTCCGCGACATCGTCAACCCCATCTCCGACGCCGGCATCTCCCTCCACGACGTCATCACCTCCGCGACGAGCGTCGCCGTCTTCGTCCCGTGGGACGACCGCGAACGCGCGCTCGACGCCGTGCAGTCGAACTTCGAGGGCTGACGCCCGCACCTCGTTCTCACACTCGTCTTCCGGCCGCCGCGCGCGACGGCCCGCGCGTCGCAGTCCCCTCTCGTGCCGAGCGATGCGTCGCTTCGCAATAGCTATCCGCCTACCGGACACCACACGAACCAATGGAACTCCCGCAACGCGAACTCGCGGTCCTCGAGGCCGCGAGCGCGGACGAACCGACCACCGTCGCGGAACTCGCGTCCGCGACCGGTGAGAAGCCCGAGACGGTCACGGGCGCCGCCTTCGAACTCGAGGAGCGGGGCTTCGTCACCGTCTCCGAGGAGACCGTCGCCGACGCCGAACTCACCGAGGAGGGCGAGCAGTACCTCGCCGACGGCCTCCCCGAACTCCGGCTCTACGAGGCCGCCCGTGAAGCGGGCGCCGACGACGACCCCGTGGGGATGGGCGAGGTGCTCGGCTCGGCCGGCCTCGAGGGCCCCGAGGTCGACATCGCGCTCTCGAACTACGCGCGGAAGGGCTACGGCAGTATCGACTCCGGCGACCTCGTCGCGAACCCGGACGCCGACCCCGAGGCCGACGAGGAAGCCGCCGCGCTCGCGGCCGTCGCGAACGGCGAACCCATCGACGCCGACGTCCGGGAGGCGCTGGAGCGCCGCGACCTCGTCGTCGTCCACGAGCGGACCGTCCGCTCCGTCACGCTCACCGACGACGGCGTCGACGCGCTCATGGCCGGCGTCACCGCCACCGAAGCGGTCGGCCAACTCACCCCCGAGATGCTCGCCTCCGGCGAGTGGGCTGACGTCGAGTTCGCCGACTACAACGTCGAGGCCGACGCCGAAACCCCCAGCAGCGGGAAGACCCACGTCCTGCGCGCCACCGCCGAGCGCGTGAAGGACGTCCTCGTGGGGATGGGCTTCGAGGAGATGGAGGGCCCGCACGCCGACTCCGAGTTCTGGATCAACGACGCGCTCTTCATGCCTCAGGACCATCCCGCGCGCACCCACTGGGATCAGTTCGCCCTCTCCGAGCCCAGCGAGGTCGACGACCTCCCCGAGGACCTCCTCGAGCGCGTCGAGAGCGCGCACCGCGAGGGCGTCGGACAGGACGGCGACGGCTACCACTCGCCGTGGACCGAGGAGATGGCGCGCGGCGTCGACCTCCGCGGGCACACCACGTCGCTCT encodes:
- a CDS encoding phenylalanine--tRNA ligase subunit alpha yields the protein MELPQRELAVLEAASADEPTTVAELASATGEKPETVTGAAFELEERGFVTVSEETVADAELTEEGEQYLADGLPELRLYEAAREAGADDDPVGMGEVLGSAGLEGPEVDIALSNYARKGYGSIDSGDLVANPDADPEADEEAAALAAVANGEPIDADVREALERRDLVVVHERTVRSVTLTDDGVDALMAGVTATEAVGQLTPEMLASGEWADVEFADYNVEADAETPSSGKTHVLRATAERVKDVLVGMGFEEMEGPHADSEFWINDALFMPQDHPARTHWDQFALSEPSEVDDLPEDLLERVESAHREGVGQDGDGYHSPWTEEMARGVDLRGHTTSLSMRYLSGEAVGDLEPPQRYFSVEKVYRNDTLDATHLLEFFQIEGWVMAEDLSVRDLMGTFTEFYSQFGIEDIRFKPHYNPYTEPSFELFGTHPRTGEVIEIGNSGLFRPEVLEPLGVDCDVMAWGLALERLLMLTHGFEDIRDVHGTLADIDFLRDTEVVY